From one Streptomyces sp. NBC_01478 genomic stretch:
- a CDS encoding MFS transporter, translating to MSVPAKAVGQPKKAAAAAWIGSALEYYDFFIYGSAAALIFPKVFFDDSDPATATLLSLATFGVAYAARPVGALFLGHFGDRVGRKKVMIFTLLLMGLSTFLIGCLPTRAQVGSLAPVLLVLCRVLQGISAAGEQASASSMTLEHAPPDRRGFFTSFTLGGTQGGQLLATLVFLGIAQLPDRQLLSWGWRVPFWASVLVAVAGYFMRRTLQETPAFAEQAATEGVVKLPLVVLLREHWADVLRVIAGALIASVSTIFTVWALAYATSDSVGMSRTSMLWVGALANLVALAAIPLWATLSDRIGRRPVYLIGAVGSAITMFLYLWAISTGSYALVLILGIVTFGVVYSAANGVWPSFYGEMFSTRVRLSGMAIGTQIGFAVAGFAVTFAAQIAGPDGTDWSSVALFTAALCVPPVIAAATARETSKVPTELLGTRSPRETSRPETVTA from the coding sequence GTGTCCGTCCCCGCCAAAGCCGTCGGGCAGCCGAAGAAGGCGGCCGCCGCCGCCTGGATCGGCAGCGCCCTGGAGTACTACGACTTCTTCATCTACGGCAGCGCCGCCGCGCTGATCTTCCCCAAGGTCTTCTTCGACGACTCGGACCCCGCGACGGCGACCCTGCTCTCCCTCGCGACCTTCGGGGTCGCCTACGCGGCCCGTCCGGTCGGCGCGCTGTTCCTCGGACACTTCGGCGACCGCGTCGGCCGCAAGAAGGTCATGATCTTCACGCTGCTGCTGATGGGCCTGTCGACGTTCCTCATCGGCTGCCTTCCCACCCGGGCCCAGGTCGGCTCGCTCGCCCCGGTCCTCCTCGTGCTGTGCCGCGTCCTCCAGGGCATCTCCGCGGCCGGCGAGCAGGCCAGCGCCAGTTCGATGACGCTGGAGCACGCGCCGCCGGACCGGCGCGGCTTCTTCACCAGCTTCACCCTCGGCGGCACCCAGGGCGGGCAGCTCCTCGCCACCCTCGTCTTCCTCGGCATCGCCCAACTCCCCGACAGGCAACTGCTGTCCTGGGGCTGGCGCGTCCCGTTCTGGGCCAGCGTCCTGGTCGCGGTCGCCGGTTACTTCATGCGCCGCACGCTCCAGGAGACCCCGGCCTTCGCCGAGCAGGCGGCCACCGAGGGCGTCGTGAAGCTGCCCCTCGTGGTGCTGCTGCGCGAGCACTGGGCGGACGTCCTGCGGGTGATCGCGGGCGCGCTCATCGCCTCCGTCTCCACGATCTTCACGGTGTGGGCGCTGGCCTACGCGACCAGCGACTCCGTCGGCATGTCCCGTACGTCGATGCTGTGGGTGGGCGCGCTCGCCAACCTCGTCGCCCTCGCCGCGATCCCCCTGTGGGCCACCCTGTCCGACCGCATCGGCCGCCGCCCGGTGTACCTGATCGGCGCGGTCGGCAGCGCGATCACGATGTTCCTCTACCTCTGGGCGATCTCGACGGGCTCCTACGCCCTCGTCCTGATCCTCGGCATCGTCACCTTCGGCGTCGTCTACAGCGCCGCGAACGGCGTGTGGCCCTCCTTCTACGGCGAGATGTTCTCGACCCGGGTGCGGCTGTCCGGCATGGCCATCGGCACCCAGATCGGCTTCGCGGTGGCCGGGTTCGCGGTCACCTTCGCCGCGCAGATCGCGGGTCCGGACGGCACGGACTGGTCCTCGGTGGCCCTGTTCACGGCGGCCCTGTGCGTCCCGCCGGTCATCGCCGCGGCCACGGCCCGCGAAACCAGCAAGGTCCCGACGGAACTGCTCGGCACACGGTCGCCCCGGGAGACCTCACGGCCGGAGACGGTGACGGCCTGA
- a CDS encoding TetR/AcrR family transcriptional regulator — MTSVEEPARPNGRIRDAARTKAEILDVATQEFARAGYDGARVDEIAARTRTTKRMIYYYFGGKEQLFTAVLERSYGVIREAEQGLDVEHLDPVAAIRRLAELTFDHHEQHPDFIRLVSIENIHGAEHIAASEKLGKIGSPALDVTGRILESGRKSGLFTADVDAVDLHAMISSYCFFRVANRHTFGALFGRDLVAPEQREHYRTMLGDMVIAYLTADRTTD; from the coding sequence ATGACCAGCGTCGAAGAACCGGCACGACCGAACGGGCGGATCCGTGACGCCGCCCGCACCAAGGCCGAGATCCTCGACGTGGCGACCCAGGAGTTCGCGCGGGCCGGCTACGACGGAGCCCGCGTCGACGAGATCGCGGCCCGCACCCGCACCACCAAGCGGATGATCTACTACTACTTCGGCGGCAAGGAGCAGCTCTTCACAGCCGTCCTGGAACGGTCCTACGGCGTGATCCGCGAGGCCGAACAGGGCCTGGACGTCGAGCATCTGGACCCGGTGGCGGCCATCCGCCGGCTCGCGGAGCTGACCTTCGACCACCACGAGCAGCACCCGGACTTCATCCGTCTGGTGTCCATCGAGAACATCCACGGGGCCGAGCACATCGCCGCGTCCGAGAAGCTCGGGAAGATCGGCTCGCCCGCCCTCGACGTGACCGGCCGCATCCTGGAGTCGGGGCGGAAGTCGGGCCTGTTCACGGCCGACGTGGACGCCGTCGACCTGCACGCGATGATCAGCTCGTACTGCTTCTTCCGGGTCGCCAACCGGCACACCTTCGGCGCCCTGTTCGGCCGCGACCTGGTCGCCCCCGAGCAGCGCGAGCACTACCGGACCATGCTGGGCGACATGGTGATCGCCTATCTGACGGCGGACCGGACGACCGACTGA
- a CDS encoding shikimate dehydrogenase, with protein sequence MADVVKDSYLVGLIGSGIGPSLSPALHEREADRQGLRYVYRLIDIDVLGVGPEAVGDLVRAARDLGFDGLNITHPCKQLVIDHLDGLAPQAEALGAVNTVVFEADGRAVGHNTDVTGFAASFARGLPDAPMERVVQLGAGGAGAAVAHATLTLGAERVTVVDALPERAAALADSLSRHFGAGRAAGAGPELLPAVLAGADGIVHATPTGMAAHPGLPFPARLLHSAQWVAEVVYRPLDTQLLRTARALGCATLDGGGMAVFQAADAFRLFTGRDPDTAQMLADIAELAGAVAAPK encoded by the coding sequence GTGGCCGATGTCGTCAAGGACTCGTATCTCGTCGGACTGATCGGTTCCGGCATCGGCCCCTCCCTCAGCCCGGCCCTGCACGAACGCGAGGCCGACCGGCAGGGCCTGCGCTACGTCTACCGGCTCATTGACATCGACGTGCTCGGTGTCGGCCCGGAGGCGGTGGGCGACCTGGTGCGGGCCGCCCGCGATCTGGGCTTCGACGGGCTCAACATCACCCACCCGTGCAAGCAGCTCGTCATCGACCACCTCGACGGGCTCGCCCCGCAGGCCGAGGCGCTGGGCGCGGTCAACACCGTCGTCTTCGAGGCGGACGGCCGCGCGGTCGGCCACAACACGGACGTCACCGGTTTCGCCGCCTCCTTCGCGCGCGGACTGCCCGACGCGCCCATGGAGCGGGTCGTCCAGCTCGGCGCGGGCGGCGCGGGCGCGGCCGTCGCACACGCCACGCTCACCCTCGGCGCCGAGCGCGTCACCGTCGTCGACGCGCTGCCCGAGCGCGCCGCCGCCCTCGCCGACTCCCTGAGCCGCCACTTCGGCGCCGGCCGCGCGGCCGGCGCCGGCCCCGAACTGCTGCCCGCAGTGCTCGCCGGCGCCGACGGCATCGTCCACGCCACCCCCACCGGGATGGCCGCCCACCCCGGACTGCCCTTCCCCGCCCGCCTGTTGCACTCCGCACAGTGGGTCGCCGAGGTCGTCTACCGCCCCCTGGATACCCAACTCCTGCGCACCGCCCGAGCGTTGGGCTGCGCCACCCTCGACGGCGGCGGCATGGCGGTCTTCCAGGCGGCCGACGCGTTCCGCCTGTTCACCGGACGCGACCCCGACACCGCGCAGATGCTCGCCGACATCGCGGAACTGGCCGGCGCGGTGGCGGCGCCGAAGTAG
- a CDS encoding bifunctional sugar phosphate isomerase/epimerase/4-hydroxyphenylpyruvate dioxygenase family protein, giving the protein MRTSIATVSLSGSLTEKLTAASRAGFDGVEIFENDLLASPLSPEEIRARCADLGLSIELYQPMRDIEAVPEAEFARNLRRARHKFEVMRRLGADTVLVCSSVSPLAEDDDALAAAQLSQLADLAQEFGVRVAYEALAWGRHVSTYDHAWRIVGTAGHPALGTCLDSFHILSRGSDPKGIADIPGEKIFFLQLADAPLLAMDVLQWSRHYRCFPGQGGFDVAGLVRHVLNAGYTGPLSLEVFNDVFRQAEAGPTAVDAHRSLLVLQETVGVSRPPAPVVPTGFAFAELVTPDAEPVSALLGALGFARTARHRSKPVDLWQQGEARILVNTGPAVRRDGTALAAIGLESPDPQGAARRAEALLAPVLPRRRAPEDAPLEAVAAPDGTELFFCAPTGPELPGWRADFTDTTAQPPARTGVLRIDHLALTQPWHHFDEATLFHRSVLGLDAQESVDVADPYGLLRSRAVTNPDGSVRIALSVGAAPTEDDTHARHIALATEDLVAAARDFHDLSGRFLRMPANYYDDLAARFDFTEGELETYRELGILYDRDAGGEFRHCYTRTVGRVFFELVQRDGDYRGYGAQNAPVRLAAQRTARLLTGG; this is encoded by the coding sequence ATGCGAACGTCCATCGCCACCGTGTCCCTCAGCGGCTCGCTCACCGAGAAGCTCACCGCCGCCTCCCGGGCCGGTTTCGACGGGGTCGAGATCTTCGAGAACGACCTCCTCGCCAGCCCGCTCTCCCCGGAGGAGATCCGTGCCCGGTGTGCCGATCTCGGGCTGTCGATCGAGCTGTATCAACCCATGCGGGACATCGAGGCGGTGCCCGAGGCCGAGTTCGCCCGTAACCTGCGTCGCGCCCGGCACAAGTTCGAGGTGATGCGCAGGCTCGGTGCCGACACTGTTCTCGTCTGCTCCAGCGTCTCGCCGCTCGCCGAGGACGACGACGCGCTCGCCGCCGCGCAGCTCAGCCAACTGGCCGACCTGGCCCAGGAGTTCGGCGTCCGCGTCGCCTACGAGGCGCTCGCCTGGGGGCGGCACGTCAGCACGTACGACCACGCCTGGCGCATCGTCGGGACGGCCGGTCACCCCGCGCTCGGCACCTGCCTCGACAGCTTCCACATCCTCTCCCGGGGCTCCGATCCCAAGGGCATCGCGGACATCCCCGGCGAGAAGATCTTCTTCCTCCAGCTCGCCGACGCCCCGCTGCTCGCGATGGACGTCCTCCAGTGGAGCCGCCACTACCGCTGCTTCCCCGGCCAGGGCGGCTTCGACGTCGCCGGACTCGTCCGGCACGTCCTGAACGCGGGCTATACCGGCCCGCTCTCGCTGGAGGTCTTCAACGACGTGTTCCGGCAGGCGGAAGCGGGCCCGACGGCGGTCGACGCCCACCGCTCGCTGCTCGTCCTCCAGGAGACGGTCGGTGTCTCGCGGCCCCCCGCCCCCGTCGTCCCCACGGGCTTCGCCTTCGCCGAACTCGTCACGCCCGACGCGGAACCCGTCTCGGCCCTGCTCGGCGCCCTCGGCTTCGCCCGCACGGCCCGCCACCGCAGCAAGCCGGTCGACCTGTGGCAGCAGGGCGAGGCCCGCATCCTGGTCAACACCGGCCCCGCCGTACGACGGGACGGCACCGCGCTCGCGGCGATCGGCCTGGAGTCTCCCGACCCCCAGGGCGCGGCCCGCCGCGCCGAGGCACTCCTCGCGCCCGTCCTGCCGCGCCGCCGGGCACCCGAGGACGCCCCGCTCGAAGCGGTGGCCGCACCGGACGGCACGGAACTCTTCTTCTGCGCCCCGACCGGCCCCGAACTCCCCGGTTGGCGGGCCGACTTCACCGACACCACCGCGCAACCGCCCGCAAGGACAGGCGTCCTGCGCATCGACCACCTCGCCCTCACCCAGCCCTGGCACCACTTCGACGAGGCAACTCTCTTCCACCGCAGCGTCCTTGGACTCGACGCACAGGAGAGCGTCGACGTCGCCGACCCCTACGGCCTGCTGCGCAGCCGCGCCGTCACCAACCCCGACGGCAGCGTCCGTATCGCCCTGAGCGTCGGCGCGGCCCCGACCGAGGACGACACCCACGCCCGGCACATCGCCCTCGCCACCGAGGACTTGGTCGCCGCGGCCCGCGACTTCCACGACCTGAGCGGCCGGTTCCTGCGGATGCCCGCGAACTACTACGACGACCTCGCGGCCCGATTCGACTTCACCGAGGGCGAGTTGGAGACCTACCGCGAGCTCGGCATCCTCTACGACCGGGACGCGGGCGGCGAGTTCCGGCACTGCTACACCCGCACGGTGGGGCGGGTCTTCTTCGAACTCGTCCAGCGCGACGGCGACTACCGCGGCTACGGCGCCCAGAACGCGCCGGTGCGGCTGGCCGCCCAGCGCACCGCGAGGCTCCTCACTGGCGGCTGA
- a CDS encoding membrane-associated oxidoreductase: MEITDLTQAEEEVWRAFPLGESVDFRTAPDEDIAAGDTWGPERTVRAEVLRALVLNGPQEAGEIASVSLAGARIIGMLDLQYATIDHPVRLRNCYFDEVPRFYASRLRELNLSESVLPGLTAHAMRVDGVLRMTRSRFRGMVRLAGAKIAGSLFMEGSEIIAPDAAEPVLQLNQAAVGDDLRAAGLRTHGQIRLSGATVAGSVNFNTAHLSHPGGSAVDAEVLVVEGNFLLRQARVEGWVGLRGARIAGRLDLSYSTLSNPGSSVLLASSATIGELWLRESPPFEGGVVLRSAQIEVLLLEPRVVPGQVYLTSLVYTSLIPHEPAERRLTMLEQDGDGYVPHAYEQLAGAYRRTGDDYAARRVQLAKQRRLRGTLPRYNRIWGYVQDATVGYGFRPLRACGWLLSLLAIGSIAYGLHHPHALKASEAPHFNPVFYTLDLLLPVISFGQEEAFAPEGWYQYLAYALIITGWILATTVVTGVTRTVSRQ, translated from the coding sequence ATGGAGATCACCGATCTGACACAGGCCGAGGAAGAGGTGTGGCGGGCCTTCCCGCTGGGCGAGTCCGTGGACTTCCGTACCGCACCGGACGAGGACATCGCCGCCGGCGACACCTGGGGGCCCGAACGGACCGTCCGCGCCGAGGTGTTGCGGGCGCTGGTGCTCAACGGGCCGCAGGAAGCAGGGGAGATAGCGTCGGTGAGTCTGGCGGGCGCCCGGATCATCGGCATGCTCGATCTGCAGTACGCGACGATCGACCACCCCGTCCGGCTGCGGAACTGCTACTTCGACGAAGTACCCCGCTTCTACGCCTCCCGGCTGCGCGAGCTCAACCTCAGCGAGTCCGTCCTGCCCGGGCTGACCGCCCATGCGATGCGGGTGGACGGCGTGCTGCGGATGACACGGTCCCGGTTCCGGGGAATGGTACGGCTGGCCGGGGCGAAGATCGCCGGGAGCCTGTTCATGGAGGGCTCGGAGATCATCGCGCCGGACGCGGCGGAGCCGGTGCTCCAGCTCAACCAGGCCGCCGTCGGCGACGACCTCCGGGCCGCCGGACTGCGCACCCACGGTCAGATACGGCTCAGCGGCGCGACTGTCGCCGGGTCGGTCAACTTCAACACGGCGCACCTGTCCCATCCCGGGGGCTCCGCCGTCGACGCCGAAGTACTCGTCGTGGAGGGCAACTTCCTGCTCCGGCAGGCCCGGGTCGAGGGCTGGGTCGGACTGCGCGGTGCCCGGATCGCGGGCCGGCTCGACCTGTCGTACAGCACCCTGTCGAACCCGGGCAGTTCCGTGCTGCTGGCGAGCAGCGCCACCATCGGGGAACTCTGGCTGCGGGAGAGCCCGCCCTTCGAGGGCGGCGTGGTGCTGCGCAGCGCCCAGATCGAAGTGCTCCTGCTGGAGCCGCGGGTGGTGCCGGGCCAGGTGTACCTCACCAGCCTCGTCTACACCTCGCTCATCCCCCACGAGCCCGCCGAGCGCCGCCTGACCATGCTGGAGCAGGACGGCGACGGCTATGTTCCGCACGCCTACGAGCAGTTGGCCGGCGCCTACCGCCGCACCGGCGACGACTACGCCGCGCGCCGCGTCCAACTCGCCAAGCAGCGCCGCCTGCGCGGCACCCTCCCCCGGTACAACCGGATCTGGGGCTACGTCCAGGACGCCACCGTCGGCTACGGCTTCCGTCCGCTGCGCGCCTGCGGCTGGCTGCTGTCGCTGCTGGCCATCGGCTCGATCGCCTACGGCCTGCACCACCCCCACGCCCTCAAGGCGTCCGAGGCCCCGCACTTCAACCCGGTGTTCTACACGCTCGACCTGCTGCTGCCGGTGATCTCCTTCGGCCAGGAGGAGGCGTTCGCGCCGGAGGGCTGGTACCAGTACCTCGCCTACGCCCTGATCATCACCGGCTGGATCCTGGCCACGACCGTCGTCACCGGTGTGACCAGGACCGTCAGCCGCCAGTGA
- a CDS encoding histidine phosphatase family protein, whose amino-acid sequence MGDLLLVRHGETEWSVSGQHTSWTDLPLTRHGEEQAKSLAPLLAGRTFALALSSPLDRALRTAELAGITGVVPDPDLHEWDYGGYEGVTTVDIHRTRPDWFLWTDGVPPGPAAHPGESPDEVGARADQVLKRVDGALVDGDVVLVAHAHFLRVLTARRLGLSAADGRLFQLATGTVSRLSTEHDRPVIAEWNTRP is encoded by the coding sequence GTGGGGGATCTTCTGCTGGTCCGCCACGGCGAGACGGAGTGGAGCGTGTCGGGCCAGCACACGAGCTGGACCGACCTGCCCCTCACCCGGCACGGCGAGGAACAGGCCAAGTCCCTCGCCCCGCTCCTGGCGGGCCGGACCTTCGCACTCGCCCTGAGCAGCCCGCTGGACCGCGCGCTACGCACCGCCGAACTCGCCGGCATCACCGGGGTCGTGCCCGACCCCGACCTGCACGAGTGGGACTACGGCGGCTACGAGGGCGTCACCACCGTCGACATCCACCGCACCCGCCCCGACTGGTTCCTGTGGACCGACGGAGTGCCCCCGGGACCGGCCGCACACCCCGGCGAGTCCCCGGACGAGGTGGGTGCCCGGGCCGACCAGGTGCTGAAGCGGGTGGACGGCGCGCTCGTGGACGGTGACGTGGTCCTCGTGGCCCACGCCCACTTCCTGCGCGTCCTCACCGCGCGTCGACTGGGTCTGTCCGCGGCGGACGGCCGCCTGTTCCAACTGGCGACCGGCACCGTCAGCCGCCTGTCCACCGAGCACGACCGCCCCGTCATCGCGGAGTGGAACACCCGACCGTAG
- the gnd gene encoding phosphogluconate dehydrogenase (NAD(+)-dependent, decarboxylating), with protein sequence MQLGLIGLGKMGGNMRERIRRAGHTVIGYDRNPEISDVSDLAELVDKLEAPRTVWVMVPAGAPTQSVVDELGELLQPGDTVVDGGNSRWTDDEKHAEELGAKGIGFVDAGVSGGVWGLKNGYALMVGGDAENIAKVQPVFDALKPEGEFGFVHAGKVGAGHFSKMVHNGIEYAMMQAYAEGWELLEKVHSVTDVREVFRSWQEGTVIRSWLLDLAVNALDGDEHLDKLRGFAEDSGEGRWTVEAAIDNAVPLPAITASLFARFASRQDDSPQMKMIAALRNQFGGHAVESK encoded by the coding sequence ATGCAGCTCGGACTGATCGGCCTCGGCAAGATGGGCGGCAACATGCGCGAGCGCATCCGCCGCGCGGGCCACACCGTCATCGGCTACGACCGCAACCCCGAGATCTCCGACGTGAGCGACCTGGCCGAACTGGTCGACAAGCTCGAAGCGCCGCGCACGGTCTGGGTGATGGTCCCGGCCGGCGCCCCGACCCAGTCGGTCGTCGACGAGCTGGGCGAGCTGCTCCAGCCCGGTGACACGGTGGTCGACGGCGGCAACTCCCGCTGGACGGACGACGAGAAGCACGCCGAGGAGCTGGGCGCCAAGGGCATCGGCTTCGTCGACGCGGGCGTCTCCGGTGGTGTGTGGGGCCTCAAGAACGGCTACGCGCTGATGGTCGGCGGCGACGCCGAGAACATCGCGAAGGTCCAGCCCGTCTTCGACGCCCTCAAGCCGGAGGGCGAGTTCGGCTTCGTGCACGCCGGCAAGGTCGGCGCCGGGCACTTCTCGAAGATGGTCCACAACGGCATCGAGTACGCCATGATGCAGGCGTACGCCGAGGGCTGGGAGCTGCTGGAGAAGGTCCACTCCGTGACGGACGTACGTGAGGTGTTCCGCTCCTGGCAGGAAGGCACCGTGATCCGTTCCTGGCTGCTCGACCTCGCGGTCAACGCCCTTGACGGCGATGAGCACTTGGACAAGCTGCGGGGCTTCGCGGAGGACTCCGGCGAGGGCCGGTGGACCGTCGAGGCGGCCATCGACAACGCGGTGCCGCTGCCCGCGATCACGGCCTCCCTCTTCGCGCGGTTCGCGTCCCGTCAGGACGACTCGCCGCAGATGAAGATGATCGCGGCGCTGCGCAACCAGTTCGGCGGCCACGCCGTCGAGTCCAAGTAG
- the pgi gene encoding glucose-6-phosphate isomerase, which produces MSDSPKLVRRPEWTALEDHRAGQLNPQLRELFAADPGRAERYVVTVGDLRIDYSKHLITDETLALLQELATATGVFGLRDAMFRGEKINVTEDRAVLHTALRAPRDAVVEVDGENVVPAVHAVLGKMANFADRVRSGEWTGHTGRRIRNVVNIGIGGSDLGPAMAYEALRAFTDRSLTVRFVSNVDGADLHEATRDLDPAETLFIVASKTFTTIETITNATSARTWLLEGLGGDDKAVAKHFVALSTNAGKVSDFGIDTDNMFEFWDWVGGRYSFDSAIGLSLMIAIGPDRFREMLDGFHLVDEHFRTEPAESNVPLLLGLLGVWYGNFHDAQSHAVLPYNHYLSKFTAYLQQLDMESNGKSVDRDGNPVEWQTGPVVWGTPGTNGQHAYYQLIHQGTKLIPADFIGFVNPVAELSEGLKAQHDLLMANFFAQTQALAFGKTPDEVRAEGVAEELVPHKTFQGNHPTTTILARELTPSVLGQLIALYEHKVFVQGAVWNIDSFDQWGVELGKVLAKRVEPALTDGADVPGLDSSTAALVATYRTLRNSQEVN; this is translated from the coding sequence ATGTCTGACTCCCCCAAGCTCGTGCGGCGGCCCGAGTGGACCGCCCTGGAGGACCACCGCGCGGGTCAACTCAACCCGCAGTTGCGTGAGTTGTTCGCGGCGGACCCGGGGCGCGCGGAGCGGTACGTGGTCACCGTCGGCGATCTGCGCATCGACTACTCCAAGCACCTGATCACGGACGAGACCCTCGCCCTGCTCCAGGAACTCGCCACCGCCACCGGTGTGTTCGGGCTCCGGGACGCCATGTTCCGCGGCGAGAAGATCAACGTCACGGAGGACCGCGCGGTCCTGCACACCGCGCTGCGCGCCCCGCGTGACGCCGTCGTCGAGGTCGACGGCGAGAACGTGGTGCCCGCCGTGCACGCGGTGCTCGGCAAGATGGCGAACTTCGCCGACCGGGTCCGCTCCGGCGAGTGGACCGGGCACACGGGCCGCCGTATCCGCAATGTCGTCAACATCGGCATCGGCGGCTCCGACCTCGGTCCGGCGATGGCGTACGAAGCCCTCCGCGCCTTCACCGACCGTTCGTTGACGGTCCGGTTCGTGTCGAACGTGGACGGCGCCGACCTGCACGAGGCGACCCGCGACCTCGACCCGGCGGAGACCCTGTTCATCGTCGCGTCGAAGACGTTCACGACGATCGAGACGATCACCAACGCGACATCCGCCCGGACGTGGCTCCTTGAGGGCCTCGGGGGCGACGACAAGGCCGTGGCCAAGCACTTCGTGGCGCTGTCGACGAACGCGGGGAAGGTGTCGGACTTCGGTATCGACACGGACAACATGTTCGAGTTCTGGGACTGGGTCGGCGGACGCTACTCGTTCGACTCGGCGATCGGGCTGTCGCTGATGATCGCGATCGGCCCGGACCGTTTCCGGGAGATGCTCGACGGTTTCCACCTCGTCGACGAGCACTTCCGCACCGAGCCCGCCGAGTCCAACGTGCCTTTGCTCCTTGGCCTGTTGGGCGTCTGGTACGGCAACTTCCACGACGCCCAGTCGCACGCGGTACTGCCGTACAACCACTACCTCTCCAAGTTCACCGCCTACTTGCAGCAGTTGGACATGGAGTCCAACGGCAAGTCGGTGGACCGGGACGGGAATCCGGTGGAGTGGCAGACCGGGCCGGTGGTGTGGGGTACGCCGGGGACGAACGGGCAGCACGCGTATTACCAACTCATCCACCAGGGCACGAAGTTGATCCCGGCGGACTTCATCGGCTTCGTCAACCCGGTGGCGGAGCTGAGCGAGGGGCTGAAGGCGCAGCACGATCTGCTGATGGCCAACTTCTTCGCGCAGACCCAGGCGTTGGCGTTCGGCAAGACGCCCGACGAGGTGCGTGCGGAGGGTGTGGCGGAGGAGCTGGTGCCGCACAAGACGTTCCAGGGCAACCACCCCACCACCACGATCCTGGCCCGCGAGTTGACCCCGTCGGTGCTCGGCCAGCTCATCGCGCTCTACGAGCACAAGGTGTTCGTGCAGGGCGCCGTCTGGAACATCGACTCCTTCGACCAGTGGGGCGTCGAACTGGGCAAGGTCCTCGCCAAGCGCGTCGAACCCGCCCTCACCGACGGTGCCGACGTACCCGGTCTCGACTCCTCCACCGCCGCGCTCGTGGCGACCTACCGGACGCTCCGCAATTCCCAGGAAGTGAACTGA
- the opcA gene encoding glucose-6-phosphate dehydrogenase assembly protein OpcA has translation MKIDLSDTTASKINKALVQGRRDIGTPAVGMVLTMVIVTDEENAYDSIKAAEEASHEHPSRTLVVIKRHARTPRDRTNSHLDAEVRVGADAGTGETVVLRTYGEVSDHADSVVLPLLLPDAPVVVWWPGDAPEVPAKDPLGALAQRRITDLYAATNPLEALGTRARAYAPGDTDLAWTRLTPWRSMLAAALDQAKSKITSGAVESEADNPAAELLARWLEARLKVKIDRVVTDGPVITAVRLGTGAGEVVIDRPDGPLATLSLPGQPSRTLALKVRTTSELIAEELRRLDADEMYAIALRAEGTKETPSHV, from the coding sequence ATGAAGATCGACCTGAGCGACACCACGGCAAGCAAGATCAACAAGGCGCTGGTGCAGGGTCGCCGCGACATCGGCACCCCTGCCGTGGGCATGGTCCTGACGATGGTCATCGTCACGGACGAGGAGAACGCCTACGACTCGATCAAGGCGGCCGAGGAGGCCTCGCACGAGCACCCCTCGCGCACCCTGGTCGTCATCAAGCGGCATGCCCGCACCCCGCGCGACCGCACCAACTCGCACCTCGACGCCGAGGTCCGGGTGGGCGCCGACGCGGGCACCGGCGAGACGGTCGTGCTGCGGACCTATGGCGAGGTGTCCGACCACGCCGACTCCGTGGTGCTGCCGCTGCTGCTGCCGGACGCACCGGTCGTCGTGTGGTGGCCGGGGGACGCGCCCGAGGTCCCGGCGAAGGACCCGCTGGGCGCCCTCGCGCAGCGCCGGATCACCGACCTGTACGCGGCGACGAACCCGCTCGAAGCGCTGGGCACCCGTGCCCGCGCCTACGCGCCGGGCGACACCGACCTCGCCTGGACCCGGCTGACCCCGTGGCGCTCGATGCTGGCGGCGGCCCTCGACCAGGCCAAGTCGAAGATCACCTCGGGTGCCGTGGAGAGCGAGGCCGACAACCCGGCCGCCGAGCTGCTGGCGCGCTGGCTGGAGGCACGCCTCAAGGTGAAGATCGACCGTGTGGTCACCGACGGGCCGGTCATCACGGCCGTCCGGCTGGGCACCGGTGCCGGTGAGGTCGTCATCGACCGTCCCGACGGTCCGCTGGCCACGCTGTCCCTGCCCGGGCAGCCCTCCCGCACCCTCGCGCTGAAGGTCCGCACGACCTCCGAACTGATCGCCGAGGAGCTGCGGCGCCTCGACGCCGACGAGATGTACGCCATCGCCCTGCGGGCAGAGGGCACCAAGGAGACCCCTTCTCATGTCTGA